A window from Penicillium oxalicum strain HP7-1 chromosome VIII, whole genome shotgun sequence encodes these proteins:
- a CDS encoding Glycine-rich cell wall structural protein 1 encodes MHFSTSALALLAVAAGVQAAQQQEPPVYMKTVALQGTAPAGGAQPIATGGVAPVPGNNGTVVPAPGPGGNGNGTVVPAPRPGGSGNGTVIPAPGPGGNSGNGTAGGNGGSGSGSGSGSGSGVGGVGGSGSGSGSGSSGSGSGSGGSGSGSGSGSSSGSGSGSGSGSSGSGSGSGAGGVGGSGSGSGAGNTPASPSATGYTPSNPGAKVSVPQLGMLGTGLGSVAYGALLFLA; translated from the coding sequence ATGCACTTCTCAACCTCCGCTCTGGCTCTCCTGGCTGTTGCTGCCGGTGTTCAGGCTGCCCAGCAACAAGAACCGCCAGTCTACATGAAGACGGTTGCTCTGCAAGGCACTGCTCCAGCCGGCGGGGCCCAACCTATCGCGACTGGCGGCGTTGCTCCCGTTCCTGGCAATAACGGCACTGTCGTCCCCGCCCCCGGCCCTGGTGGTAATGGCAACGGTACTGTCGTGCCTGCTCCTCGCCCCGGTGGAAGCGGCAACGGCACTGTCATCCCTGCCCCCGGTCCCGGTGGAAACAGCGGTAACGGCACTGCCGGCGGCAATGgaggctctggctctggcaGCGGCTCTGGCAGCGGCTCTGGCGTTGGCGGTGTTGGTGGCTCCGGctccggctctggctccgGCTCAAgcggctctggctctggatcTGGTGGCTCTGGATCTGGCTCCGGATCAGGCTCTTCCTCtggctcgggctcgggctccgGATCTGGCAGCTCTGGATCTGGCAGCGGCTCTGGTGCCGGCGGCGTTggcggctctggctctggctctgggGCAGGCAACACTCCTGCCTCTCCCAGCGCGACTGGTTACACACCCTCCAACCCCGGTGCCAAGGTTTCTGTTCCCCAGCTTGGCATGCTTGGTACTGGCCTGGGCAGCGTCGCCTACGGtgctctcctcttcctcgcctaA